One genomic segment of Epinephelus fuscoguttatus linkage group LG19, E.fuscoguttatus.final_Chr_v1 includes these proteins:
- the tefb gene encoding TEF transcription factor, PAR bZIP family member b isoform X2 gives MSTANQIFFGDRSDVPDLLKSLADYPFSFPAFDDTEIEKEKLCSSEDVEGGGAGAASAGGGSRGGGGGGGGGGGGGVSASLTPAIWEKTIPYDGETFHLEYMDLDEFLLENGIPVSLEEEELQKTLASVGVKGKSVPKVTPAATTSPPAADAAEAEATVPTSAASPSVSATSTVTSDPEETVTVTTLQPAKLEEEEEEEEEEEEEEGQEEEPEEATAEVTEKKTDRSPAERNTPSPIDPDAIEVDINFQPDPTDLVLSSVPGGELFNPRKHKFSEEELKPQPMIKKAKKVFVPDEQKDDKYWSRRKKNNVAAKRSRDARRLKENQITVRASFLERENAALRQQVAELRKDCGRCKNILTRYEAKYGPL, from the exons ATGTCAACTGCTAACCAAATCTTCTTTGGAGATAGGAGCGATGTTCCTGATCTCCTCAAGTCCCTGGCTGACTATCCCTTCTCCTTCCCTGCCTTTGATGACACCG AAATAGAGAAAGAGAAGCTGTGCTCATCTGAGGATGTGGAGGGAGGCGGGGCCGGAGCAGCCAGTGCTGGTGGAGGttccagaggaggaggaggcggcggtggcggtggtggtggcggaGGCGTATCAGCCTCCTTGACCCCGGCCATTTGGGAGAAGACCATCCCCTACGATGGGGAGACCTTCCACTTGGAGTACATGGACCTGGATGAGTTCCTCCTGGAGAACGGGATCCCCGTGagcctggaggaggaggagctgcagaaGACGCTGGCCTCAGTGGGAGTCAAAGGCAAATCCGTCCCCAAGGTTACTCCTGCTGCTACTacttctcctcctgctgctgatgctgctgaggCTGAAGCCACTGTCCCCACCTCAGCAGCTTCCCCCTCTGTCTCCGCCACCTCCACGGTCACCTCAGACCCAGAGGAAACGGTGACCGTCACCACGTTACAACCAGCTAAActagaggaagaggaggaggaggaggaggaggaggaagaggaggaaggacaAGAAGAGGAGCCTGAGGAGGCGACAGCAGAAGTGACAGAGAAGAAAACAG ATCGCAGCCCCGCAGAGCGCAACACGCCCTCCCCCATCGACCCAGATGCCATTGAGGTGGACATTAACTTCCAGCCGGACCCCACAGACCTGGTCCTGTCCAGCGTGCCGGGGGGAGAGCTGTTCAACCCGCGCAAACACAAGTTCTCTGAGGAGGAGCTGAAACCACAGCCGATGATCAAGAAGGCCAAGAAGGTGTTTGTTCCTGATGAGCAGAAG GATGACAAATACTGGTCCAGGAGAAAGAAGAACAACGTGGCAGCAAAGCGTTCTCGCGACGCACGGCGGCTGAAGGAGAACCAGATCACAGTGCGCGCCTCCTTCCTGGAGCGGGAAAACGCTGCGCTGCGGCAGCAAGTAGCCGAGCTGCGGAAGGACTGTGGCCGCTGCAAGAACATCCTGACCCGGTATGAGGCGAAGTATGGCCCACTGTAA
- the tefb gene encoding TEF transcription factor, PAR bZIP family member b isoform X1 codes for MSGKSALKPSGAVVTAAPQKSFPFVLKKIMDIPPPNILEEGEDEIEKEKLCSSEDVEGGGAGAASAGGGSRGGGGGGGGGGGGGVSASLTPAIWEKTIPYDGETFHLEYMDLDEFLLENGIPVSLEEEELQKTLASVGVKGKSVPKVTPAATTSPPAADAAEAEATVPTSAASPSVSATSTVTSDPEETVTVTTLQPAKLEEEEEEEEEEEEEEGQEEEPEEATAEVTEKKTDRSPAERNTPSPIDPDAIEVDINFQPDPTDLVLSSVPGGELFNPRKHKFSEEELKPQPMIKKAKKVFVPDEQKDDKYWSRRKKNNVAAKRSRDARRLKENQITVRASFLERENAALRQQVAELRKDCGRCKNILTRYEAKYGPL; via the exons ATGTCAGGCAAATCAGCGCTCAAGCCGAGCGGTGCCGTCGTTACAGCGGCTCCGCAGAAGTCCTTTCCGTTTGTGTTGAAGAAGATCATGGACATCCCTCCTCCTAACATCCTGGAGGAAGGCGAGGAcg AAATAGAGAAAGAGAAGCTGTGCTCATCTGAGGATGTGGAGGGAGGCGGGGCCGGAGCAGCCAGTGCTGGTGGAGGttccagaggaggaggaggcggcggtggcggtggtggtggcggaGGCGTATCAGCCTCCTTGACCCCGGCCATTTGGGAGAAGACCATCCCCTACGATGGGGAGACCTTCCACTTGGAGTACATGGACCTGGATGAGTTCCTCCTGGAGAACGGGATCCCCGTGagcctggaggaggaggagctgcagaaGACGCTGGCCTCAGTGGGAGTCAAAGGCAAATCCGTCCCCAAGGTTACTCCTGCTGCTACTacttctcctcctgctgctgatgctgctgaggCTGAAGCCACTGTCCCCACCTCAGCAGCTTCCCCCTCTGTCTCCGCCACCTCCACGGTCACCTCAGACCCAGAGGAAACGGTGACCGTCACCACGTTACAACCAGCTAAActagaggaagaggaggaggaggaggaggaggaggaagaggaggaaggacaAGAAGAGGAGCCTGAGGAGGCGACAGCAGAAGTGACAGAGAAGAAAACAG ATCGCAGCCCCGCAGAGCGCAACACGCCCTCCCCCATCGACCCAGATGCCATTGAGGTGGACATTAACTTCCAGCCGGACCCCACAGACCTGGTCCTGTCCAGCGTGCCGGGGGGAGAGCTGTTCAACCCGCGCAAACACAAGTTCTCTGAGGAGGAGCTGAAACCACAGCCGATGATCAAGAAGGCCAAGAAGGTGTTTGTTCCTGATGAGCAGAAG GATGACAAATACTGGTCCAGGAGAAAGAAGAACAACGTGGCAGCAAAGCGTTCTCGCGACGCACGGCGGCTGAAGGAGAACCAGATCACAGTGCGCGCCTCCTTCCTGGAGCGGGAAAACGCTGCGCTGCGGCAGCAAGTAGCCGAGCTGCGGAAGGACTGTGGCCGCTGCAAGAACATCCTGACCCGGTATGAGGCGAAGTATGGCCCACTGTAA